From a region of the Sandaracinaceae bacterium genome:
- a CDS encoding sigma 54-interacting transcriptional regulator: MGASERAQPAEELTPFVVVSTAEGLRVVELEAGRMLRVGSSPSADIVATGQGVLPEHLTLFWLDDGVSLACAPGAEVFIGGKPAEPTQALEPGEDVVVGDTQLVLGIPSPLDAVRRRTLTHQEFRERLYEELARAGRQSRPTTLIMVHAPSGGGNLVAERALESFRAGDVVGIYAQDELEFLLPDTALGTASTVVERLLEGLEGVSVGLAVAPHDADQPERLMWSARSALERDAARNRVTRAGDLAAEGPDDLSLEEATETLRGALDAVPGDDSWLLLAGEISTGKGLAARILHERGPTPNGPFVTLYCSELFDADRVRMALGDDEAPEESARIDAARGGTLLLDELGDLPRDAHVAMRKALLARRSAFRVIGTTQRAIAGLVARGAFDAELFSLFSGPPVELPPLRTRTADILPLATRFALEAGSPAPVRWSPGAVARLRSYPWPGNVLELKNAMHRAVRIAGTGELLGEHLPNEPMPIASNRGRLREHVDGMERDAIIKTLADCNHNQTHAAKALGISRRALIYKMEKFGLKPPPRSGRRITTRPDAAT, from the coding sequence ATGGGTGCTTCTGAGCGTGCACAGCCGGCCGAAGAGCTGACTCCCTTCGTGGTCGTCAGCACCGCCGAAGGCCTGCGTGTGGTCGAGCTGGAGGCCGGCCGCATGCTGCGGGTGGGCAGCTCCCCCAGCGCCGACATCGTGGCCACCGGCCAGGGCGTGCTCCCCGAGCACCTCACCCTGTTCTGGCTGGATGACGGCGTGTCCTTGGCTTGCGCACCGGGCGCCGAGGTGTTCATCGGCGGTAAGCCGGCCGAGCCCACGCAGGCCCTCGAGCCCGGCGAAGACGTGGTGGTGGGTGACACGCAGCTGGTGCTGGGCATCCCGTCGCCGCTGGACGCGGTGCGGCGCCGCACGCTCACCCACCAAGAGTTCCGCGAGCGCCTCTACGAAGAGCTGGCGCGCGCTGGGCGGCAGTCCCGCCCCACCACGCTCATCATGGTCCACGCGCCCTCGGGCGGCGGCAACCTGGTGGCGGAGCGCGCCCTCGAGAGCTTTCGCGCCGGCGACGTGGTGGGCATCTACGCTCAGGACGAGCTCGAGTTCCTGCTGCCGGACACCGCTCTCGGCACCGCCAGCACCGTGGTGGAGCGGCTGCTCGAGGGCCTCGAGGGTGTCAGCGTGGGCTTGGCCGTGGCCCCGCACGACGCCGACCAGCCCGAGCGCCTGATGTGGTCGGCCCGCAGCGCCCTCGAGCGCGACGCGGCCCGCAACCGAGTGACGCGCGCGGGTGACCTGGCCGCCGAGGGGCCGGACGACCTGTCGCTCGAAGAGGCCACCGAGACGCTGCGCGGCGCGCTGGACGCCGTGCCTGGCGACGACAGCTGGCTGCTGCTGGCGGGCGAGATCAGCACCGGCAAGGGCCTGGCCGCGCGCATCCTGCACGAGCGCGGCCCCACGCCCAACGGCCCGTTCGTGACGCTCTACTGCTCGGAGCTGTTCGACGCGGACCGCGTGCGCATGGCCCTGGGGGACGACGAAGCCCCCGAAGAGAGCGCCCGCATCGACGCGGCGCGGGGTGGCACGCTGCTGTTGGACGAGCTGGGCGACCTGCCGCGCGACGCCCACGTGGCCATGCGCAAGGCCCTGCTGGCGCGCCGCAGCGCCTTCCGCGTGATTGGCACCACCCAGCGGGCCATCGCGGGCCTGGTGGCGCGCGGTGCCTTCGACGCCGAGCTGTTCTCGCTGTTCTCGGGCCCGCCCGTGGAGCTGCCGCCCCTGCGCACGCGCACGGCGGACATCCTGCCTCTCGCCACGCGCTTTGCGCTCGAGGCCGGCTCGCCCGCGCCCGTGCGCTGGTCTCCGGGCGCCGTGGCGCGCCTGCGCAGCTACCCCTGGCCCGGCAACGTGCTGGAGCTCAAGAACGCCATGCACCGCGCGGTGCGCATCGCCGGCACCGGCGAGCTGCTGGGGGAGCACCTGCCCAACGAGCCCATGCCCATCGCCTCCAACCGCGGCCGCCTGCGCGAGCACGTGGACGGCATGGAGCGCGACGCCATCATCAAGACGCTGGCGGACTGCAACCACAACCAGACCCACGCCGCCAAGGCGCTGGGCATCTCGCGCCGCGCCCTCATCTACAAGATGGAGAAGTTCGGCCTGAAGCCGCCTCCACGCAGCGGGCGCCGCATCACCACGCGGCCCGACGCAGCTACTTGA
- a CDS encoding transposase, giving the protein MAIAEAGDPLLFGETNIPSSTRRSWVTRPVPNVVALHPEDRELVQLQVALAQARQANAKLRAVLRLLLALVATLGGRLTEARVPSARHKARLLAALRRSGKVLGRPAALRVLGLTAARVRDWERRSVTCTLADAPSCPKHTPQQLTLAERRTLRDFVQDVALRHLSIASLALLAARRHLVVASAATGWREIRRQRLSRPRTRLYPARPKVGIRAARPNELWHIDATRIRLMDGTAKWIHGVIDNHSRKLLAWTVGDSCRAAATEILLREAVPLIAPGTEPVTVLTDGGSENVPVEADEFGALLRRVRAQVDVLYSNSMIESFWSQLKHRWLFLHPLDTEATLVRLVAEFVQDHNALIPRAALGGRTPDEVFLGEGLDVPETLTAATASARAERVAANRALAGCGGCGGVRGVHVESLVDSSSVR; this is encoded by the coding sequence GTGGCCATCGCGGAGGCCGGTGACCCGCTGCTTTTCGGGGAGACGAACATCCCCTCGTCCACCCGCCGCTCCTGGGTCACTCGCCCTGTGCCAAACGTGGTGGCCCTCCACCCCGAGGACCGAGAATTGGTCCAGCTCCAGGTCGCCCTCGCCCAGGCGCGGCAAGCGAACGCCAAGCTGCGAGCCGTGCTCCGTCTGCTGCTCGCACTCGTGGCGACCCTCGGTGGCCGCCTGACAGAAGCGCGCGTCCCGAGCGCGAGGCACAAGGCTCGACTCCTCGCTGCCCTCCGCCGTAGCGGGAAGGTCCTCGGCCGGCCAGCGGCCCTGCGGGTCCTGGGCCTCACCGCCGCCCGCGTGCGCGACTGGGAGCGCAGGTCCGTGACCTGCACCCTCGCCGACGCACCCTCGTGCCCCAAGCACACACCCCAGCAGCTCACGCTCGCTGAGCGCCGCACCCTTCGCGACTTCGTGCAGGACGTTGCGCTGCGCCACCTCTCCATCGCGAGCCTCGCGCTGCTCGCCGCTCGTCGCCACCTCGTCGTCGCCAGCGCCGCCACCGGGTGGCGTGAGATCCGTCGTCAGCGCCTCTCTCGCCCGCGCACTCGCCTCTATCCCGCGAGACCCAAAGTTGGCATCCGCGCCGCGCGGCCCAACGAGCTCTGGCACATCGACGCCACCCGCATCCGCCTCATGGATGGAACCGCGAAATGGATCCACGGCGTCATCGACAACCACTCCCGCAAGCTCCTCGCTTGGACCGTCGGCGACTCCTGCCGCGCCGCTGCCACCGAGATCTTGCTCCGCGAGGCCGTCCCCCTCATCGCGCCGGGCACTGAGCCCGTCACCGTGCTGACCGATGGCGGCTCCGAGAACGTGCCCGTCGAAGCGGACGAGTTCGGCGCCCTGCTCCGCCGGGTGCGCGCCCAGGTGGACGTCCTCTACTCGAACTCCATGATCGAGTCGTTCTGGTCCCAGCTCAAGCACCGCTGGCTGTTCCTCCACCCGCTCGACACGGAGGCCACGCTGGTGCGCCTCGTCGCCGAGTTCGTGCAAGACCACAACGCCCTGATCCCCCGCGCCGCCCTCGGTGGACGCACCCCCGATGAGGTGTTCCTCGGTGAGGGACTCGATGTGCCCGAGACGCTCACGGCCGCTACCGCGAGCGCACGAGCCGAGCGTGTCGCGGCAAATCGCGCGCTTGCTGGCTGTGGCGGTTGCGGTGGCGTCAGGGGTGTTCACGTCGAGAGCCTTGTGGACAGCAGCAGCGTGCGGTGA
- the clpP gene encoding ATP-dependent Clp endopeptidase proteolytic subunit ClpP translates to MTAFLDPSLRPQAIGIPSIVETTHRGERVWDIWSRLLKDRIIFLGTPIDDHVANLVIAQLLFLESDDPDKDITIYINSPGGIVTAGLAIYDTMQYVRCPVATVCIGQAASMAALLLAAGSKGMRRGLPHSRVMIHQPLGGYQGQATDIEIHAKEILSLKRRLNEIMAAHTGKSFEQVTHDTERDNFLNADEAQAYGILDEVINTRKSGVEKKKKSK, encoded by the coding sequence ATGACCGCCTTCCTCGACCCTTCGCTCCGCCCCCAGGCCATCGGGATTCCCTCCATCGTCGAGACGACGCACCGCGGCGAGCGCGTGTGGGACATCTGGAGCCGTCTGCTCAAGGACCGCATCATCTTCCTGGGCACGCCCATCGACGACCACGTGGCCAACCTGGTCATCGCGCAGCTGCTGTTCCTCGAGAGCGATGATCCGGACAAGGACATCACCATCTACATCAACAGCCCGGGCGGCATCGTCACGGCCGGCCTCGCCATCTACGACACCATGCAGTACGTGCGCTGCCCGGTGGCCACGGTGTGCATCGGCCAGGCGGCGTCCATGGCGGCCCTGCTGCTGGCGGCCGGCTCGAAGGGCATGCGGCGCGGGCTGCCGCACAGCCGCGTCATGATCCACCAGCCGCTGGGCGGCTACCAGGGCCAGGCCACGGACATCGAGATCCACGCCAAGGAGATCCTGTCGCTCAAGCGCCGGCTCAACGAGATCATGGCCGCGCACACCGGCAAGAGCTTCGAGCAGGTCACGCACGACACGGAGCGCGACAACTTCCTCAACGCCGACGAGGCGCAGGCGTACGGCATCCTCGACGAAGTGATCAACACCCGGAAGTCGGGCGTGGAGAAAAAGAAGAAGAGCAAGTGA
- the guaA gene encoding glutamine-hydrolyzing GMP synthase, with translation MARSPVIILDFGSQYTQLIARRVRELQIYCEIQPCTMTLDALRALSPAAVILSGGPASVFAPGAPTVDKGVFELGVPVLGICYGMQLTSHLLGGRVEAATEREYGPAQIRIHKAVGLLAAFSEGEDVDVWMSHGDRVAALPEGFEVVATSGNSPFAAVANEARRIYGVQFHPEVVHTPRGVDMLRAFLVDTAGVVADWTPGNFVEQSVAAIRQQVGEGAAICGLSGGVDSSVAAMLVHKAIGDRLTCIFVDNGLLRKDEGKKVMEMFADNLHLKVVHVDASEEFLGALAGVSDPETKRKIIGKVFIDVFDREAKKIKDAKHLVQGTLYPDVIESVSFKGPSAVIKSHHNVGGLPERMNLSLVEPLRLLFKDEVREVGKAMGMPHDVLQRQPFPGPGLAVRCPGTIEREKLDILREADAIFEQEIRAAGLYEKIWQSFAVILPVKTVGVMGDERTYEYVIALRAVTSRDGMTADWARIDHEVLAKTSTRIINEVRGANRVCYDISSKPPSTIEWE, from the coding sequence ATGGCGCGGTCCCCCGTTATCATCCTCGACTTCGGCTCTCAGTACACCCAGCTCATCGCGCGTCGGGTGCGCGAGCTGCAGATCTACTGCGAGATCCAGCCCTGCACGATGACCCTCGACGCGCTGCGCGCGCTGTCTCCGGCGGCGGTCATCTTGTCCGGCGGGCCCGCCAGCGTGTTCGCCCCCGGAGCCCCCACGGTGGACAAGGGCGTCTTCGAGCTGGGCGTGCCGGTGCTGGGCATCTGCTACGGCATGCAGCTCACCAGCCACCTGCTGGGCGGGCGCGTGGAGGCCGCCACCGAGCGTGAGTACGGGCCCGCGCAGATCCGCATCCACAAGGCCGTGGGCCTCTTGGCGGCGTTCAGCGAGGGCGAAGACGTGGACGTGTGGATGAGCCACGGCGACCGCGTGGCTGCGCTCCCCGAGGGCTTCGAGGTGGTGGCCACCTCGGGCAACAGCCCTTTCGCCGCCGTGGCCAACGAGGCGCGCCGCATCTATGGCGTGCAGTTCCACCCCGAGGTGGTGCACACCCCGCGCGGCGTGGACATGCTGCGCGCGTTCTTGGTGGACACGGCCGGCGTGGTGGCCGACTGGACGCCCGGCAACTTCGTGGAGCAGAGCGTGGCCGCCATCCGCCAGCAGGTGGGGGAGGGCGCCGCCATCTGTGGCCTGTCCGGCGGCGTGGACTCGTCGGTGGCCGCCATGCTGGTGCACAAGGCCATCGGCGACCGGCTCACCTGCATCTTCGTGGACAACGGCCTGCTGCGCAAGGACGAGGGCAAGAAGGTCATGGAGATGTTCGCGGACAACCTGCACCTCAAGGTGGTGCACGTGGACGCGTCTGAAGAATTCCTGGGCGCGCTCGCGGGCGTGAGTGACCCCGAGACCAAGCGCAAGATCATCGGCAAGGTGTTCATCGACGTCTTCGACCGCGAGGCCAAGAAGATCAAGGACGCGAAGCACCTGGTGCAGGGCACGCTCTACCCGGACGTCATCGAGAGCGTCTCGTTCAAGGGCCCGAGCGCCGTCATCAAGAGCCACCACAACGTGGGCGGCCTGCCCGAGCGCATGAACCTGTCGCTGGTGGAGCCGCTGCGCCTGCTGTTCAAGGACGAGGTACGCGAGGTGGGCAAGGCCATGGGCATGCCGCACGACGTGCTGCAGCGTCAGCCGTTCCCGGGGCCCGGCCTGGCGGTGCGCTGCCCCGGCACCATCGAGCGCGAGAAGCTCGACATCCTGCGCGAGGCCGACGCCATCTTCGAGCAGGAGATCCGCGCGGCGGGCCTGTACGAGAAGATCTGGCAGAGCTTCGCGGTCATCCTGCCGGTCAAGACCGTGGGCGTCATGGGCGACGAGCGCACCTACGAGTACGTCATCGCGCTGCGCGCCGTGACCTCGCGCGACGGCATGACGGCCGACTGGGCGCGCATCGACCACGAGGTGCTGGCCAAGACCTCCACGCGCATCATCAACGAGGTGCGCGGCGCCAACCGCGTCTGCTACGACATCTCGTCGAAGCCGCCCTCCACCATCGAGTGGGAGTGA
- a CDS encoding DUF559 domain-containing protein, with the protein MPVKASSATRLRKSGSLAGRHPDIAREWDEARNGIPASMITPASSSRAHWTCQTCGHEWQATVANRTGRGSGCPPCARAGRGERYRQAVIDKRGHLAECHPEIAAEWDRQGNPGGPEDVSPGSDRKVAWTCRRCDHRWTATVSSRVHGSGCPACAPAARSKRRRDTLVRKGGSLADHHPALAAEWDAVRNPQRASEVTLGSSVRGHWMCSACGRRWQATVASRVERGGHCPTCNRRQGAERRVNDLLRDRESLAQAHPHIAAELDDPEVDASRLLVHSEELLRWRCATCSHQWTASVASRTRTRTHYCPACSRTGTSYVETLLLVESWRIWGRSRVRHQSTVEGFEVDIAVPHLHLAIEVDGYWHAKEGKVAVDVRKGEALKRAGWTVVRLRMGDLPRVDDGSHAFAVSRNPDDTELIGFLRWLADITGDVRARTQVAGPLLAGHSEARALLREHRFHTHARLTAAQVLDVRTRFAEGGIALNQLAAEHGCSAATIQHAVRGQTYKTAGGPIAGRDYDPSELERTVPRNAVFKSEDVLALRQSYSLGQTTMNGIAVRYGVSTGVVERTLKGRSHAEAGGPILGRDYSNRDVTMRRRSGGIAVRGATQLTAEEAVAIRDAFAQERASYAALAGRFGTTPSNIRSIVTGTSWRHAGGPTSASRRGRRPSE; encoded by the coding sequence ATGCCGGTCAAGGCGAGTAGCGCGACCCGACTACGCAAGAGCGGGTCTCTTGCCGGGCGACACCCTGACATCGCGCGTGAGTGGGACGAAGCGCGCAACGGCATCCCGGCCTCTATGATCACGCCAGCTTCGAGTAGCCGCGCGCACTGGACGTGCCAGACGTGCGGACACGAATGGCAGGCAACGGTGGCGAACCGGACTGGACGGGGTTCGGGGTGCCCGCCGTGCGCACGAGCGGGACGCGGCGAGCGATACCGGCAAGCCGTCATCGACAAGCGCGGGCATCTCGCCGAGTGCCATCCTGAAATCGCCGCTGAGTGGGACCGCCAGGGCAACCCCGGCGGTCCGGAGGACGTCTCGCCAGGCTCGGACCGGAAGGTGGCCTGGACCTGCCGCAGATGCGACCACCGTTGGACGGCAACCGTGAGCAGCCGCGTGCACGGGAGCGGGTGCCCTGCATGCGCGCCGGCTGCTCGCTCCAAGCGTCGCCGAGACACGTTGGTGCGGAAGGGTGGCAGCCTCGCCGACCACCATCCCGCACTCGCCGCAGAGTGGGACGCGGTTCGGAATCCCCAACGCGCGTCGGAGGTCACGCTGGGCTCCTCGGTTCGAGGGCACTGGATGTGCTCCGCGTGCGGCCGTCGCTGGCAGGCGACCGTCGCGTCTCGAGTTGAGCGCGGGGGCCACTGCCCCACGTGCAACCGGCGTCAGGGAGCCGAGCGCCGCGTCAACGACCTGTTGCGGGACCGCGAGAGCCTCGCCCAGGCACATCCGCACATCGCCGCCGAGCTCGATGACCCAGAGGTCGACGCCAGCCGACTTCTCGTGCACTCGGAGGAGCTGCTGCGTTGGCGCTGCGCGACATGTTCCCACCAGTGGACGGCCTCGGTGGCCTCTCGGACGCGGACTCGGACCCACTACTGCCCAGCCTGCTCGCGGACAGGGACATCCTATGTGGAGACCCTCCTGCTCGTAGAGTCCTGGCGAATCTGGGGCCGGTCGCGCGTGAGACACCAGTCTACTGTCGAGGGGTTCGAGGTGGACATCGCGGTGCCACACCTGCATCTCGCGATCGAAGTCGATGGCTACTGGCACGCCAAAGAGGGCAAGGTTGCGGTCGACGTCCGTAAGGGCGAAGCGCTGAAGCGCGCCGGGTGGACGGTGGTGCGCCTCAGAATGGGCGATCTGCCGAGGGTCGACGATGGAAGCCATGCGTTCGCAGTGAGTCGAAATCCGGACGACACGGAGCTGATTGGGTTCCTGCGCTGGCTCGCCGACATCACGGGGGACGTGCGAGCGCGCACCCAGGTCGCGGGGCCGCTGCTGGCAGGCCACTCCGAGGCGCGGGCCCTACTGCGAGAGCACCGATTCCATACGCACGCGCGCCTCACCGCGGCCCAGGTACTGGATGTGCGAACACGCTTTGCGGAAGGGGGCATCGCGCTGAATCAGCTGGCCGCTGAGCACGGGTGTTCCGCCGCCACCATCCAGCACGCCGTCCGCGGCCAGACCTACAAGACTGCCGGAGGGCCGATCGCTGGGCGTGACTACGACCCCAGCGAGCTCGAGCGTACCGTGCCCCGCAATGCGGTGTTCAAGTCCGAAGACGTGCTCGCGCTGCGGCAATCATACTCACTCGGCCAAACCACCATGAACGGGATAGCGGTGCGCTACGGCGTGTCGACAGGCGTCGTCGAGAGGACGCTGAAGGGCCGATCGCATGCCGAAGCCGGAGGACCCATCCTGGGACGCGACTACTCGAATCGCGACGTGACGATGCGGCGTCGTAGTGGCGGCATCGCCGTTCGCGGAGCCACTCAACTCACGGCGGAGGAGGCCGTGGCCATCCGGGACGCCTTCGCTCAGGAACGCGCCAGCTACGCTGCTCTGGCCGGACGCTTTGGCACAACGCCCTCCAACATTCGCTCCATCGTGACCGGAACGTCGTGGAGGCACGCCGGCGGCCCGACGTCCGCCTCGAGGCGTGGACGCCGCCCGTCCGAGTAG
- the argE gene encoding acetylornithine deacetylase, with product MPTLPSHVDILRTLVGTPSVSSPDPSFDQSNRAVVDHLAELCEQLGFRVEVVPLERSPHKANLIATLGPADQPGGLVFSGHTDTVPYDRDQWHTDPFTLTQRDDGSLYGLGVADMKGFFPCALHAVRTLGAGALRKPVVLVATADEESTMWGAQQLVSEGRRLGRHAIIGEPTGMRPVRKHKGVMMERVLLEGSAGHSSDPSLGRNAIEGMGRVIEALGRVRTDFAARYHDASFSVPSPTLNLGKVFGGDSPNRICARCELYYDVRPLPGMLPEAIRAELSRAVQEAIVGLGLSAECGALVDGVPPFETPADSPFVHACEEVTGAASIAVMFGTEAPYLTELGMETVVMGPGSISVAHQPDETLRVQDLEHATGLYTQLLARLCSA from the coding sequence ATGCCGACGCTGCCCTCTCACGTGGACATCCTGCGCACCCTGGTGGGCACGCCCTCGGTCAGCTCGCCCGACCCGAGCTTTGACCAGAGCAACCGCGCCGTGGTGGACCACCTGGCCGAGCTCTGCGAGCAGCTGGGCTTCCGCGTCGAGGTGGTGCCGCTCGAGCGCTCGCCCCACAAGGCCAACCTGATCGCCACGCTGGGCCCTGCCGACCAGCCGGGGGGCCTGGTGTTCTCGGGGCACACCGACACGGTGCCCTATGACCGGGACCAGTGGCACACGGACCCGTTCACCCTCACGCAGCGCGACGACGGTTCGCTCTATGGCCTGGGCGTGGCGGACATGAAGGGCTTCTTCCCCTGTGCGCTGCACGCCGTTCGCACGCTGGGCGCGGGAGCGCTGCGGAAGCCGGTGGTGCTGGTGGCCACCGCCGACGAAGAGAGCACCATGTGGGGCGCGCAGCAGCTGGTGAGCGAGGGGCGGCGCCTCGGGCGGCACGCCATCATCGGTGAGCCCACCGGCATGCGGCCCGTGCGCAAGCACAAGGGCGTCATGATGGAGCGCGTGCTGCTGGAGGGCAGCGCGGGGCACTCGAGCGACCCTTCGCTCGGCCGCAACGCCATCGAGGGCATGGGCCGCGTGATCGAAGCGCTGGGCCGTGTGCGCACGGACTTCGCGGCGCGCTACCACGACGCGAGCTTCAGCGTGCCGAGCCCCACGCTCAACCTGGGCAAGGTGTTCGGCGGCGACAGCCCCAACCGCATCTGCGCGCGCTGCGAGCTGTACTACGACGTGCGCCCACTGCCGGGCATGCTGCCCGAGGCCATCCGCGCGGAGCTCTCGCGCGCCGTGCAGGAGGCCATCGTGGGCCTGGGCCTGAGCGCCGAGTGCGGGGCGCTTGTGGACGGCGTGCCGCCCTTCGAGACCCCGGCGGACTCGCCCTTCGTGCACGCCTGCGAAGAGGTCACCGGGGCAGCGTCCATCGCCGTCATGTTCGGCACCGAGGCGCCGTACCTCACCGAGTTGGGCATGGAGACGGTGGTCATGGGGCCAGGCAGCATCTCGGTGGCCCATCAGCCCGACGAGACCCTGCGCGTGCAAGACCTCGAGCACGCCACAGGGCTCTACACGCAGCTGCTCGCGCGCCTCTGCTCTGCGTGA
- a CDS encoding PEGA domain-containing protein — protein MVRLVLGTLLVGALAACGAQQHPGEPTRLMVVAEPDNARVRIDDRDAGSARVLAARPPRLTAGRHQVSVEADGYFPHDVELDLRRAPPRCASRSGPSRGSPSRQRFRLVARSNGHPRLEAGGSKPGG, from the coding sequence ATGGTGCGGCTGGTCCTCGGCACGCTCCTGGTGGGCGCGCTCGCTGCCTGCGGTGCTCAGCAGCACCCGGGTGAGCCCACGCGCCTCATGGTGGTGGCCGAGCCCGACAACGCGCGCGTGCGCATCGATGACCGCGACGCGGGCAGCGCAAGGGTGCTGGCCGCGCGGCCGCCACGCCTGACCGCCGGGCGCCACCAAGTGAGCGTGGAGGCCGACGGCTACTTCCCCCACGACGTGGAGCTGGACCTCCGCCGGGCACCACCACGCTGCGCATCACGCTCCGGCCCATCCCGCGGTAGCCCTTCGCGGCAACGGTTTCGCCTTGTTGCAAGGTCCAATGGGCACCCCCGGCTGGAAGCCGGGGGCAGCAAACCAGGTGGCTGA
- a CDS encoding helix-turn-helix transcriptional regulator, which translates to MGTGRLNKGAIGDDKEPLPLPLPVERAIRKLGNDLSLARRRRHFSQASLAERTGASLSTVRRMEKGDPRVPIHFYARALYVFGELAALADLLDTPRDDIGLTLMDEQLPQRVRSKPGATGAR; encoded by the coding sequence ATGGGAACGGGTAGGCTGAATAAAGGTGCCATTGGGGACGACAAAGAGCCACTCCCGCTCCCCCTCCCCGTGGAACGCGCCATCCGCAAGCTGGGCAACGACCTCTCGCTCGCGCGTCGCCGCCGGCACTTCTCGCAGGCTTCGCTCGCAGAGAGAACCGGCGCGTCACTCTCGACGGTGCGGCGCATGGAGAAGGGCGACCCACGCGTGCCCATCCACTTCTACGCGCGCGCGCTCTACGTGTTCGGCGAGCTGGCGGCGCTCGCCGACCTGCTGGACACGCCGCGCGACGACATCGGCCTGACGCTCATGGATGAACAGCTGCCCCAGCGGGTGCGCAGCAAGCCGGGGGCGACGGGGGCTCGATGA
- a CDS encoding NAD-binding protein, whose protein sequence is MSTARIIRPRWQRRVLSVVGVTKRWGFWARLLPLAVLYGLTVYALVQVPTLAAPQGLPRAQALYYAFRFFALDGEGFFPRSSVDLENALVWFVLFADPALTLGAVFEVLLRFWRMVQSADTRIAAMDAPVVVCGFGTHGRIVAEYAVRAGRDVVVVERNVPDVEAIVVEGRKLPVIVGDMTSASILRAAGCERAEAIWFTAGDPLTNLKAAVVARESVPPDRPGTRALVPMVDDDLAEELLLQCLGDRGIEAFRQFDSAAEHLMRLPDVAAMLSRCDQRGMHVAIVGFGRFGRAVFRALLAAPVCEHPVTGAAARTVEVIDRLGTSRAPHAGRDAEAAGWKLTVSAQRDAEAWTAGALTALPTLVFFCTDDDSLNLRCAALLRAAGGEQIEIVLRMTNPLHEGEQGLRGITVHSVAELLRAKLEQTFRG, encoded by the coding sequence GTGGGCGTGACCAAGCGCTGGGGGTTCTGGGCGCGCCTGCTGCCGCTGGCGGTGCTGTACGGCCTCACGGTGTACGCGCTGGTGCAGGTGCCCACGCTGGCGGCGCCGCAGGGCCTGCCGCGCGCGCAGGCGCTGTACTACGCGTTCCGCTTCTTCGCGCTCGACGGCGAGGGCTTCTTCCCGCGCTCCAGCGTGGACCTCGAGAATGCGCTCGTGTGGTTCGTGCTGTTCGCCGACCCGGCGCTCACGCTCGGCGCCGTGTTCGAGGTGCTGCTGCGCTTCTGGCGCATGGTGCAGTCGGCCGACACGCGCATCGCGGCCATGGATGCCCCGGTGGTGGTGTGCGGCTTCGGGACGCACGGCCGCATCGTGGCCGAGTACGCCGTGCGCGCCGGGCGCGACGTGGTGGTGGTGGAGCGCAACGTCCCCGACGTGGAGGCCATCGTGGTGGAGGGGCGCAAGCTGCCCGTCATCGTGGGCGACATGACGTCCGCATCCATCTTGAGGGCGGCCGGCTGCGAGCGCGCGGAGGCCATCTGGTTCACCGCGGGCGACCCGCTCACCAACCTGAAGGCGGCCGTGGTGGCGCGCGAGAGCGTGCCCCCGGACCGCCCGGGCACCCGCGCCCTGGTGCCCATGGTGGACGACGACCTGGCCGAGGAGCTCTTGCTGCAGTGCCTGGGCGACCGCGGCATCGAGGCCTTCCGGCAGTTCGACTCGGCCGCCGAGCACCTGATGCGCCTCCCCGACGTGGCCGCCATGCTGAGCCGCTGCGACCAGCGGGGCATGCACGTGGCCATCGTGGGCTTCGGTCGCTTCGGGCGCGCCGTGTTCCGCGCCCTGCTGGCCGCGCCGGTGTGCGAGCACCCGGTGACTGGCGCGGCTGCGCGCACCGTGGAGGTCATCGACCGCCTGGGCACCTCTCGCGCGCCGCATGCTGGTCGCGACGCCGAAGCGGCCGGCTGGAAGCTCACCGTGTCCGCGCAGCGCGACGCCGAGGCGTGGACCGCGGGGGCCCTCACCGCGCTGCCCACGCTGGTGTTCTTCTGCACCGACGACGACTCGCTGAACCTGCGCTGCGCGGCGTTGCTGCGGGCCGCGGGAGGCGAGCAGATCGAGATTGTGCTGCGCATGACCAACCCGCTGCACGAGGGCGAGCAGGGCCTGAGAGGGATCACGGTGCACAGCGTGGCGGAGCTACTGCGGGCGAAGCTGGAGCAGACGTTCCGCGGGTGA